In Zingiber officinale cultivar Zhangliang chromosome 3A, Zo_v1.1, whole genome shotgun sequence, the DNA window GTAGGGTAATCCTCTTTCGTCCTGCCTATTCATTCTACTGACAAATATATACATCACACATATCTCTTTGTCTGGCACATAATCATGGTGGCAAAGCAAAATGCGAATATGCTTATCCCTAGCATCCCCGCCAATTTGTCAcaggatcaacacggaggaggtaaatcaaagGTGGCTACTAGGCGGAGACATTTATCTcgattttgtcgagattcgaaccccatacCTCATCACCTCATGGTGGCAATACCTCATGCACTGAtcactagaccgtcccgaggaAACGTCTGGCACATGATCATGAATTTATTGAAGGGGGTATAGGGATGTCAAAAATGAATTCGATCCTACGATCTGATCTGAGTTGACCTAAAAAAAATCATGTTCGGATTAGAAATTCTTGAATTCGGGTCGGATTCAAGTTGGAGGATTTCGGGGGTGAAAATTTTTTTGGCTGATTCGGGTCAGTCCGATTaacttgaatttagaatttagtagattttttatgattaaataaaattttattttaaaattaagatatttttatgtatattaatattaatattagtatgataatgatggagtatagataaaaataaagaattataagaaaaatacctaaaaaataatCAGATTGAGTCGGTTCTTTCGATCGTATTATTCGGCTCGGGTTCGAGTTGGTCTAGTTGGTTAGGTTCGGATTTAGGTTTAGGGGTTTTGAGTTGAATTCAGATTCAGATTTAGGGTTTTGGTTCGGGttgagattaaaaaaatatttaacttaactcacTCTAATTGACACCCCTAACAGGGTAGCACGATGATACATGAATCCGAGTTTCAAGAGGTCATAACTCTTAGCTTAGATTGAATCATGAGAcctttaatatattaaattgaatCTCGTTTAGAAATCTACACTTGATGATCGATGTAACCCGTAACAACCCAGTTTAAAACacaaaaaaatattgtttaaatttTGTCAAAGGTTTCGAATAATTTTTGTCATTATTTTAtagttattttttacttttacAATATCGTCAGTGTTTTGAGACTATTTAAACCTTTGTTTAGCTGATGTCTCTGTGTTTGTCGATTTCttgtctttttaaaatttttctgtgaaaacTAACCTCTAGAATAATTGCTATTATATCCGGCATCACAGGATAATgctcaaaatcaatttttcataTATTACAATATATGCTAATAACACATTATTATTTTCTCAAGCGGAAGCTAATTGTATATTACATCTACTTGTGGCATATCGATATTTAGTGGCTTCACAATAAATTTCTCACTCTCATACATTGAAAGGTAAACATACAAAGGAGTGAGACTAGTAAGAACCTTCTATTGCCCCATTTGGGATCTTCCAATTACATTATATCTTGGTTTTGGTTGAGTACTActgtaaatcaatttaatttgatCTGGTTTATTACCTTTGCAAACAAGAGGAAATTACTATAAATCTTTAAAAAAGATTGATTGTTTCATCCATAATATGACTTGACTCTTTAATAAGATACCACATTAAAATTTTCTTGAGAAacatattaattattatttagatAAATCATTAATTTTGTGCCTAATGTGGTGTCAATTTGATATATAAACATTGTCTGATGAGGTAGACTGAGAGTAATTATCTACTTAATCACTTAAATCCTTTATATATTAGGGATCaggatttcaaaattttaaacatagaGAGATAAGGATCCAACTATAATTAATTAAGCCTTTGGAAAGAGGATATCAATTATATTACTAAttaacttaagtacttaagcacAGGTTTTACCCTTGACATTCCCTGAGATATGTATGAATTAtgctttatatatatttttttggtgTCTCTTGTGAACTCATTAGAACCTTAAACATGCAAATAAATAGGTGATTTATTCCAAAAGaagcttaactttcaaaatttacTCCTAATTGTTTCAAATTAACAGGCAACTCAATAGTGCCTTTCATGCATTAGTTCCTCACTagatttatcataaagttaaaaGAACTAATTCTAGATAACAATATCAGTAGTACTTTCTTAAGACTGATTGCATCTCAATCACTTTGTTTGGGATGATCAATCATTTTTTCTATAACATTACCCAATATAAACTTAAAGTGATATCTCTTAATAACTAGTAAAAAAATGCTTTCAGTCTCTCTACCATTTATATTTACTACTTAAAAAATGCTATATCTAACTGTCCTTTAATActttaagaaagaaaaaaattaaagaaaataactTTCGTactaatttgcattttaaaatACCCTAATTTATAATAAGCAAATAGATCCCTAAGAATACTTAAACCTAAGAACGGATAACCTTCATTAAGTTATCTAAGACTATAAGTACATGCAGTGGAGATTAAATAATCGGAAATAATTGCTCTAAAATACCAAAATAAAATGTATTGTTGTTTTTTTGTTggagaaaaaaaagaggaaatttGGCCTTAGGGAAGTGATAGTAGATAGATTATAGCAAAAGGTAATTGTGCTCATCTAAGATGCACCTTGCAATCTATATGGGCAAAAGGCGAAATTGCTCGCCTTCAGTGTCCTTGTCACACCTGACCTAAGGctatcacgagggaggtaaatcacagtaTCATGAGCGAGCATGTgacaggtggggtgagttgcacaggaaCTGAAGATTTACGCCCCGACTATCTTGAATTTCGACCCCGCGACTTCACACCTTGCAATCTATAGATTATATGAAAGGAAGTAAATCATAGGATCAACTTATGATCGATCGGCAAAttaattctgattttttttttccacgaGAGCATGTGCCCCCGCCAGATAGTCGACAGAACAATAACCCTCCCATGCTCTAATTTGGGCCACCATGTGACATTATCGCCCTCTCATCTCATAGTTCCCTCCGGCCGGCGCTAACGGAATAGCCagctcccctcctcctcctcgaTCCCGGCGTTTTTGTAGCAACTTCCGGGAGCCGCATGGACTCGTCGGGGGCCGCGGCAGGGCCGGGAGGGGcgtcttcgtcttcgtcttcgtcGCGGCCGAGCAGGTACGAGTCGCAGAAGCGGCGGGATTGGAACACGTTCCTGCAGTACCTCCGGAACCACAAGCCGCCGCTGGTGCTCTCGCGCTGCAGCGCCGCCCACGTCATCGAGTTCCTGCGCCACCTCGACCAGTACGGCAAGACCAAGGTCCACGTCCCTCGCTGCCCCTTCTACGGCGCCGCCGCTGTGGATGCCGGTAACTTAGCAATGGACCCCACCTCGACCTGCGGGTGCCCGCTCCGCCAGGCCTGGGGCTCCCTCGACGCCCTCGTCGGCCGCCTCCGCGCCGCGTACGAGGAGTCCGGCTCCGGCACGGCCGACACCAACCCCTTCGCCGCCCGCGCCGTCCGCATCTACCTCCGCGACGTTCGCGACGCCCAGGCCAAGGCCCGGGGCATCCCCTACCACAAGAAGAGACGCCGAAAGGGAGCTGCCGCAGCCGACGCCCCCGGAGGTGAGTCGGCCTCCTCCTCCGCCGCCATCAGCGGCGACAGCTCCGGTGGCTCCGCTCCTGGTGGCAGCTAGCTACTAGCTCTAATAATTAAAGATCTATCTCTCTTCTGTCTGATCTCTCTCGTAAGCCTGCATTACTTTGACGATTTATATTTTCGAGGaaaaacaaataattaactaatcgagagattttatttttatggCAGCCAACTCTTGCGGTTTAATTTTAGAACATTATCATTTCTTTTAATTATCGTCTTTAAAAACACATCTTTTCCTCCATCTCATTTCACATTATTAGTTTACGTATCGACTAGAttttttggaggaaaaaaaaagtTATAATAATTGACAGGTTTGTTCTCTGATGTGTCTGGATCAATCTGACACTGATCTGATGCGAAGAAACAGCGCATGAAGTATTCAGTCTTAGGTTTTGGTCTCTGGTTGAGACTCTGGATAACGCTAGCTGCTGCCTTCTCTTTCATTACTGATCTCTTCTCTTGGCAATTTGCAATCATCACACCTTTGCTCACTGCTCGCTGCACAATGCTCTCTCTCATGATAGTTATATTATACCCTAATGTTTCTATATCTTGTCTCTCTCCCTATTTATATATGTTTTGCAAGAATCTGAAATGTGATGGATCTAATAACATGTTTGCACATTAATTATACTTCAGTAGTATATATACCAATTGAATTCTTGACCTCCTCCATCAACATGTATATATCATCATTAAACTGCTAGCTGCCTCtgcattcctttttctttttcagaCTGGATTTTAATGTTACAGCTTTCCATTCATCACTACTCAGTTCCAGTACTAGATTAATTGTAATTGTTGACTCTAGTATAGTCTTGGTTCGTACGTATAGAATTATTAATGGAACAGCAACACGTTTAGCAAAGAGAGAAGTGAGGTAGTACTGAATCATACATAGATGTAATgatgcagctttccatttttcacTTAGCTTCTTGGCGACAAATTAATAGTGTGCCTGGAGATCCTCTCTGTCTCTTTTAATTTCTTGGAAGACAAATAAGGATCTTCAAAACTTGTTGGGTTTGGGCATGGAGTTAATTTTGGTGCTGAGAGAGTCTTGTTCAAGTTCAAACCAAGCAGATTATTACTAATCGTGATCGATTTTCAACTGGTTTAGAGATAGGCATGTTATGATGATGTTTTAATTTCATGCGCATATGGCTTGGATGCTAGAGTTTCTTGCTAGTCTTAATAAGTGCCGAATCATGtcctttttgttatttttttgttTCCAAATTTGATTTGGTTTGAATAATTATAATAgtgttttaattaatatttttaaggatGATTTGTTAGGAAGGACGAgtacaaaaaaaaatctttcaaatatttttcttccCCTTTAATGAAGCAAGGGAGTTCATCtgttttagaagaaattttttcATTTATCATGCTTTATTTTATATGCCACCCATTAATTTTACacttaaagaaatttttttaatagataaTATTAAAaacatgtttttatttttattttgctttCTAGAAAtagcttgaaaaatattttccaatAATTAAGTAAactaaaaaaatgatttaatttgtCCGAAATATaaacaagattaattaaatatttaatattatgtaCATGAAAATATTGGAGGTCGTTTgaaggattcatgaatgactcctAGGATGATGCATGTATGTCATTTATTATTAGTTCATGTATTTATGTAGATATATCTTGGGTATTCCATATAAATACTCTATGTATTTAACAATTTAGATGTGAAGAAAAGATAATAAGAAGTACTTTACTCCCATCTTGAGTGTTATAGTTTTTATGctcttcatcttctaacaaagtggtatcagagtacaCCATTTGCGTTTGGAGACAAAGTTTGAAGGAAAAATATCGAATGGAACTCCATTGTTGTTCCATCTCTCACCAAGGGAAATTATGATAATTGGTGCATAAGAATAAAGGCTTTGCTTGGAgcatatgaagtttgggatcccGCGGAGAATGTCGTTGATGAAAATGAGGTATCCGTCGAGAAAAAGGACCAAAAGATGCTCACCCTCATCTATTACAATTTGGATGAAAAGATGTTCAAGAAAGTTGTTGCGACAACTACTTCCAAGCAAGCATGGGAAACTCTTCAAGCTTCATTTAAAGGTGTTGATAAAGTGAAGAAGATACGCCTCCAAACATTGAGAGGAGAGTTTGAATCTCTATGTATGAAGGATTCTGAATCCATTTCGGATTATTTCTCAAGAGTATTGGTGGTCACTAATCAATTGACAAGATATGGAGATGATATGAAAGATGATCGAATTGTTGAAAAAAATTTGAGATATttggattcaaaatttaattatatcgTAATTGTCATCGAAGAGTCTAAAGATCGAGATAATGACAATAATGAAAAATTATCTCcaattgattttaatcaattgaaatttattatatttgacatcatAATCAAGATCGACACTATAATCTAGATCACATGAATCAAAtagcaaaaaataataatacttcTAAATCTGTTATATTTATTACTATGCTTATAACTTAtacatcatatttaatcttttAGACAACTTGTATAAATAAGTTTATTGACTTTAGTAAATATCAATTTATTCTCTATCCTATTTCTTCTACATCGAGGTTTAATATTATCGTCCATATGTGGCAACCCTGGCAACTTCGgcaacaataattttttttttcttttcatcaacaACTCTTTTTTATCGACAATAGAAACTTTGACAACATTAATCATAGCAAGGTAAAGTTATTATTTAttcgttttatttttttctcagtataaaaaatatattttgtcaGCTCTACTGGTACGTTATCATAAAATATATTTTCCCTTTTTGGTTTCTCATGATAATTATATCCATTGATGATTTGTTAGGAAGgacgaattaaaaaaaaatctttcaaatatTTGTCTTCCCCTTTAAATGAAGCAAGAGAGTTCATCtcgaatagaattttttttttttttcatttatcatGCTTTATTTTATATGCCACTCATTAATTTTACacttaaggaaattttttttatagataaaattaaaatcatgtttttattttcatttttctttctagAAAtagcttgaaaaatattttccaatAATTAagcaaagtaaaaaaataatttaatttgtccCAGCCGCGCGTGTTGAAAATATAAATCAGATTaattaagtatttaatattatatGTATGAATTATATTGGGGTTTTTTTTTgaaggattcatgaatgactcctAGGATGATGTATTTAACAATTCATATGAGGGAAAGATGATAAGAAATAATTTCCTTCCATTTGAAGTGTTATAGTTTTTATGTTCTTCATCTTCTAATATGCCGCAATCGGCTAGATGATAATGAATTAGAAAAACCGGACAAAATCAAACTCATTCGTTCATttataaggtttttttttttttttttttttttgtgtgtcttAAGAACTAGTTCGTTAGAATGCTTAATTAAGAGTTTGTTATGATTAGTAGTTATATTTACAGAGCGGGGAGTAAATCTTAAACGGAATCTTTCAATTTTTGTGGCTTAAGAATTTTCTAGTTtgaattttcattttaaaaaaataaaatttaatataaagaaACCTGCAATTAACCTGATTTTTTTTCATCCACATTCTAGttttaactttatattatatatatatatatataaatttgttttgaaaaaacTCTTAACAAAGGAGaggaatctttaaaatcttgatggcattaaatttattaaaattgaacTAATTATTATTTTCTATCAGTCGAGATTTGTTTGattaaaatcaaacaaacaaatcgAATGGAAAAAATCAATTAACTCGATctataatcaaattaattaattaaaaaaaaaaaagtaaaaacattaaagttttttaataaaaacaatcaatttaataaaaaattaataaatattaattttttattatttaataaaaatgatttaacagatttaatcaaaatttaaaattaataaccaAAATTAATTTGCTTTAATAAAAATGAtcgatattaaaaaaataatcttcGGAGTGGACCGAATTTGATTTGATTGAGTATTTCAACTGAATAAAATTTTACTCACCATTAATCTTAGCCATCAGTAAAGTAAACtaagtgtattttttttttattatagctTAACTATACAATTAGATGAGTATTTGTCATGAACTTCTAGTAAGCtcctaaaaaaattattgattttatttgttaccCCGAATAAATGAAAGTTAAGTGACTAAGTTGACTACAATTTTTATGGAGGAATaagtaaataataaatttatttctttatatatataaactCCACTAAAAAAACACAGATATAtgacaaattttttaaaaaaattatcacaatttttcTTTACCAtgaaaaatatttcttcacaaAATTTTacggaaaaaataaaaatttattataaaatttgtAACAAATAAAAATTGCCATAAAATTTATCACAAATTAACAATGAAAATCATTTTTGGTGAAAATAAGTGACAAACAAATTTCGTCGTTTTTTCTATAATGAAAATTGataaattttacaacaaaatCTTATACATTATGCATGACATGTAGCATCTATTTAGcatgaaattttaataattttttctccaaatgagacACGCAATTAAATGATGTTAGGCTCCTGGGTTGTCCGCTccaagcgcttcccgatttaccctggtagcCAATGGGAAACTTCCGTAGGGTTGGGCCGATCACCCCAGACTCGACGTTACCCAACCTggttaatctttttttttattgaGCATGAAATTCAACATCAAATATAAACACTTACTTCGAATGGATGTCGGCAACAAATCTTTAGCTTCATGCTTACCGTCGAAAGAGTAATCACAGATGAACCGAAGAATTCTTCTGATTTCACGAGCTAAATCCTAATCTCACTAGATCCTTTTTCGATTGTTATGTTCACCTACACCTTTGTTCCCTCTTTGATTGCTCTTTGACGCATAGATATATAGGAAGATTGCATTGGTTTGTAATCGATGCTTTAATGATCTTTCATTGTAATAAATGGAGGGTGATGAACCAATCATCTCCTCCATGTCTAACGTTGCAAATTCTGCAACGTTTCAAATCGTTAAACATCTTCCACTTATCTAAATCAATCCATAAAGGTTATATAGTCACAAAAACCATGTTAATCACATAGATTATAAGATGATCAAGTGACGAAGACcagagaaaaaaattaattagttataaaGACCAAACAAGAAATCCAATCCATACTTTTAggaaaaatggttcgtgcgacagtaaACACACTAAGCAATTATTACTAGGAAGATTGTTACAACTTATataactgctctatagaatgaATTAGAGATATCAATAACTtacctcataatgactattatgtcgagagcatgttcaacattttCAATCTTtacaattatattttatatacTGAAAAAAAATATAACTGATACTAGTGAataaatgctaaacatgtaaattaATCTTAATATTCCTTTTCAagtagaatctattcattctaatcagtcgtttttttagttatgctccatagactgaaTCAATCATGGTCAATAGGATACATGATAATGTAGCAGACATTgattagaacttcaagtagacagttaAAATAGTCACTTaaggtaagattgagattaacttataatctcaaaggtctcacatagtagagaagcagagatccattctcctactacccttctcgTTGACATAACATATGTGATATAAATCACATGCCATGATGTTATTCTTGTTACTAAAAaaactcatattttttttttcaaaatttaacatcgtacatattTCGATCTAAACATACCTAATGTTTAATCCTGAATTTAACATATAATTTCAATCTGGCCTTAAGTAGATTTAGTAAATGGTAGgttcatttactccaatcattacataaatgatctcatcttgacacaattatcaatgcaaccttaacttatgggtatgtctctatccATACCTATATAAGTTGTCCCTTAAATAATGACCTTACCTCTATTTATGCTTAACAAATAAAAATGATTGTGTGAGTGAACCAATCTCAATTTGCCAACATGTTATCAAGACTTTATTCAAATGTAACAAAaatatatacactgaatagatcatgatatTTTTAAATATCTAAATGTCTTTATAATATATTACATTCTTTGAAGTCCTAAAGACTTCACATGTTCTTGAAATAACTCTTTAGTCAATGTTTTAGTAAAAGGATGTGCAAGTATATTACGCGTAGGGATGTTCTCAAGAATTATTTTTTCTTGACaata includes these proteins:
- the LOC122054232 gene encoding protein G1-like7, whose protein sequence is MDSSGAAAGPGGASSSSSSSRPSRYESQKRRDWNTFLQYLRNHKPPLVLSRCSAAHVIEFLRHLDQYGKTKVHVPRCPFYGAAAVDAGNLAMDPTSTCGCPLRQAWGSLDALVGRLRAAYEESGSGTADTNPFAARAVRIYLRDVRDAQAKARGIPYHKKRRRKGAAAADAPGGESASSSAAISGDSSGGSAPGGS